One region of Chryseobacterium sp. C-71 genomic DNA includes:
- a CDS encoding rhodanese-like domain-containing protein yields the protein MKIFLFGIILAAFFSLNACKTASVQQNVSKTDIKELVKNSETVLVDVRIPEQYAEGTARDAINIPLAEIQNKAESLKGKKVVVFCNKGIQADDAVEILKKNGVEVYDGKTLDNIKAIQNLK from the coding sequence ATGAAAATATTTCTATTTGGAATTATTCTTGCTGCATTTTTCTCACTGAATGCCTGCAAAACCGCATCTGTACAACAAAACGTGTCTAAAACTGATATTAAAGAATTGGTGAAAAATTCTGAAACCGTTTTGGTTGACGTAAGAATTCCGGAGCAATACGCAGAAGGAACGGCACGAGACGCCATCAATATTCCCTTAGCGGAAATTCAGAACAAAGCAGAATCTTTGAAAGGTAAAAAGGTTGTGGTTTTTTGCAACAAAGGAATTCAGGCAGACGATGCAGTAGAAATCTTAAAAAAGAACGGTGTCGAAGTGTATGATGGTAAGACTTTAGATAATATCAAAGCCATTCAGAATTTAAAGTAA
- the lysA gene encoding diaminopimelate decarboxylase, giving the protein MNSKELLKIAQEFGTPVYVYDAESIKTQYEKLTSSFLKHTKFFYAAKALTNINILKYIKNLGASLDCVSISEVKLGLKAGFPKEKILFTPNCVDLAEIEEAMMHGVHINIDNISILEQFGNKYGNTYPIFVRINPHIYAGGNHKISTGHIDSKFGISIHQMRHIERVMKSTNLNVEGLHMHTGSEIKDPEVFLQALEIMLELSEHFPNLKYLDMGSGFKIPYQESDMETDVKALGKKVEKAISDFSKETGKKFELWFEPGKFLVGKCGYLLVKANVIKQTTATVFVGVNSGFNHLIRPMFYDSYHTIENLSNPKGAERIYTVVGNICETDTFAWDRKLNEVREGDVLAFHTAGAYGFEMSTNFNSRLKPAEVLFLDGKAHLIRKRDEFEDLLRNQIEVL; this is encoded by the coding sequence ATGAATTCAAAAGAATTATTAAAGATTGCCCAAGAATTTGGCACACCGGTGTATGTTTACGATGCTGAATCGATCAAAACTCAATACGAGAAACTTACATCTTCTTTTTTAAAACACACCAAGTTCTTTTATGCTGCAAAGGCTTTAACGAACATCAATATTTTAAAATACATAAAGAACCTCGGCGCTTCTTTGGATTGCGTTTCCATTAGTGAGGTGAAATTAGGCTTAAAAGCCGGTTTTCCTAAAGAAAAAATATTATTTACTCCCAATTGTGTTGACTTAGCTGAAATAGAAGAAGCAATGATGCACGGTGTTCATATCAACATCGATAATATCTCAATTCTTGAGCAATTTGGGAACAAATACGGAAATACGTATCCTATTTTTGTAAGAATCAATCCGCATATTTATGCTGGCGGAAACCATAAAATTTCCACAGGACATATCGATTCGAAATTTGGAATTTCTATTCACCAGATGCGTCACATCGAGCGTGTGATGAAAAGTACCAACCTGAATGTAGAAGGTCTTCACATGCATACAGGAAGCGAAATTAAAGATCCTGAAGTATTTTTGCAGGCTCTTGAAATTATGCTTGAATTATCTGAACATTTCCCGAATCTGAAATATCTGGATATGGGAAGCGGTTTCAAAATCCCGTATCAGGAAAGCGATATGGAAACAGATGTGAAAGCCTTAGGTAAAAAAGTTGAGAAAGCGATTTCAGATTTTTCTAAAGAGACCGGTAAGAAATTTGAACTTTGGTTCGAACCTGGGAAGTTTTTGGTTGGAAAATGTGGGTATTTATTGGTGAAAGCGAATGTCATTAAGCAAACAACAGCAACAGTTTTTGTTGGGGTTAATTCAGGATTCAATCATTTGATCCGTCCAATGTTTTACGATTCTTACCACACTATTGAAAATTTGTCAAACCCAAAAGGTGCAGAAAGAATTTATACTGTTGTAGGAAACATCTGTGAAACCGATACCTTTGCCTGGGACAGAAAGTTGAATGAAGTGAGAGAAGGCGATGTTTTGGCCTTCCACACTGCAGGTGCTTACGGTTTTGAGATGAGTACAAATTTCAATTCAAGATTAAAACCTGCTGAAGTTCTTTTCTTAGACGGAAAAGCGCATTTGATCAGAAAAAGAGACGAATTTGAAGATCTTTTGAGAAATCAGATTGAAGTTTTATAA
- the rseP gene encoding RIP metalloprotease RseP translates to MELAIKIFQFILSISILVILHELGHFLPAKYFKTKVEKFYLFFDPWFSLAKKKIGETEYGIGWLPFGGYVKIAGMVDESMDTEQLKQPAQPWEFRAKPAWQRLIIMLGGVTVNFFLAWIIYGCLSFFNGETSFDTAKVDAPMNYTSVAKGMGFQDGDKILKVDGKTQNNLDKLALDVLLSDEITVLRNGKEVTFPTNDDGKAMAFRDENPKAFLTPRFPAVIDSIYNPKTLQAGLKVGDQVVSVDGKKISYYDEFKETVQNSAGKNLKVDVLRAGAIQPLVLSVSKEGTLGLASYKQVQKFYETKHFTFGESIGRGFTRSIESLTYQVKQFKLIFNKKVQGYKKVGGPLAIIKNMPVDKAQDGSVSIDWTAFWSFTAMFSVWLAFLNLIPIPGLDGGHVIFTLYEMIVGKPVPQKILENAQMVGVIFLLGLMLLIFGADIFKIITNKF, encoded by the coding sequence ATGGAATTAGCAATTAAGATCTTTCAATTTATATTAAGCATATCTATCTTAGTAATTCTTCACGAACTTGGGCATTTCTTACCCGCCAAATATTTCAAAACCAAAGTAGAAAAATTTTACCTGTTCTTCGATCCATGGTTTTCTTTAGCAAAGAAAAAAATTGGTGAAACCGAGTACGGTATCGGATGGCTTCCTTTCGGAGGTTATGTGAAAATCGCCGGAATGGTAGACGAAAGTATGGACACCGAGCAACTGAAACAACCTGCTCAGCCTTGGGAATTCAGAGCAAAACCAGCTTGGCAGAGATTAATCATCATGCTTGGAGGTGTTACGGTAAACTTCTTTTTGGCATGGATTATTTACGGATGTCTTTCTTTTTTCAATGGCGAAACCTCTTTTGACACAGCAAAAGTAGACGCTCCAATGAACTACACAAGCGTAGCAAAAGGAATGGGTTTTCAAGATGGAGATAAAATCTTAAAAGTTGACGGAAAAACCCAGAATAACCTTGACAAATTAGCTTTAGACGTTTTATTGAGCGACGAAATCACTGTTTTAAGAAACGGAAAAGAAGTTACTTTCCCAACCAACGACGATGGAAAAGCAATGGCTTTCAGAGACGAAAATCCTAAAGCATTTCTTACCCCAAGATTCCCTGCAGTAATCGACTCTATTTACAATCCTAAGACTTTACAAGCAGGGTTGAAAGTTGGTGACCAAGTAGTTTCTGTAGATGGAAAGAAGATTTCTTATTATGATGAATTTAAAGAAACTGTACAAAATAGTGCAGGAAAAAATTTAAAAGTTGATGTATTAAGAGCCGGAGCAATTCAGCCACTTGTTTTATCTGTATCAAAAGAAGGAACTTTAGGATTGGCTTCTTACAAGCAGGTGCAAAAATTCTATGAAACCAAACACTTTACTTTCGGAGAATCGATTGGAAGAGGCTTTACAAGAAGTATTGAAAGCTTAACATATCAGGTGAAACAATTTAAATTAATCTTCAACAAAAAAGTTCAGGGTTATAAAAAAGTTGGCGGACCGTTAGCAATCATCAAAAACATGCCCGTTGACAAAGCTCAAGACGGAAGTGTTTCTATCGACTGGACGGCTTTCTGGAGTTTCACAGCAATGTTCTCTGTTTGGTTGGCGTTCTTAAACTTAATTCCGATCCCTGGATTGGATGGCGGACACGTTATTTTCACATTATATGAGATGATTGTTGGAAAACCAGTACCGCAAAAGATACTAGAAAACGCGCAGATGGTTGGTGTTATCTTCTTGTTAGGCTTAATGTTACTGATTTTCGGAGCAGACATCTTTAAAATCATTACCAATAAATTTTAA
- a CDS encoding nitrilase-related carbon-nitrogen hydrolase, producing MKIIGLNQDIVWKNKSENFKLIENQLQNQDADLFLLPEMFSTGFCMDAAEVSDKNEESLEFLKKISKEKNAAFCGSASVGVDGKFFNRIYFVKPNDDVTFYDKRHLFSFSGEDKIYTPGKERVIVEYLGIRFLLQVCYDLRFPVFARNNDDYDAILYVANWPEKRVGAWEHLLKARAIENLSYVFGLNRIGTDGNDLFYQESSHCFFADGKEIAEKKGNLVLAKLNLDELKDFRNHFQFLNDRDDFEIKL from the coding sequence ATGAAAATTATAGGATTAAATCAGGATATCGTCTGGAAAAATAAATCTGAAAACTTTAAATTAATTGAAAATCAGCTTCAAAATCAGGATGCTGATTTATTTCTTCTACCTGAAATGTTTTCTACAGGTTTTTGTATGGATGCAGCTGAGGTTTCAGATAAAAATGAAGAATCTCTGGAGTTTTTAAAGAAAATTTCAAAAGAAAAAAATGCAGCTTTTTGTGGGAGTGCTTCCGTGGGGGTTGATGGAAAGTTTTTTAACAGAATATATTTTGTAAAGCCCAATGATGATGTAACTTTTTACGATAAAAGACATCTGTTTTCATTCTCGGGAGAAGACAAAATTTATACTCCAGGAAAAGAAAGAGTCATTGTAGAATATCTTGGAATCCGTTTTCTGTTGCAGGTTTGTTATGATTTGAGGTTTCCTGTTTTTGCAAGAAACAATGATGATTATGATGCAATTTTATACGTTGCTAACTGGCCGGAGAAAAGAGTCGGAGCCTGGGAGCATTTATTAAAAGCGAGAGCAATTGAGAATTTATCGTATGTTTTTGGTTTAAACAGAATCGGGACAGATGGAAATGATCTTTTTTATCAGGAAAGTTCGCACTGCTTTTTTGCCGATGGAAAGGAAATTGCTGAGAAAAAAGGAAATTTGGTTTTAGCAAAATTAAATTTAGATGAATTGAAAGATTTTAGAAATCATTTTCAGTTTTTGAATGACAGGGATGATTTTGAAATCAAATTGTAG
- a CDS encoding rhodanese-like domain-containing protein has translation MKVEQIYTGCLAQGAYYIVSENEAVIIDPLREVKPYLDRLEKDNVTLKYIFETHFHADFVSGHLDLSKKTDAPIVYGPTAEPDFDAIIAEDNQIFEIGNIKIKALHTPGHTMESTTYLLIDENGVETAIFTGDTLFLGDVGRPDLAQKAGSMTQEDLAGILYESLHSKILPLDDSITVYPAHGAGSACGKNMQKETVDILGNQRKTNYALNQPDKESFIKEVLDGLTAPPKYFGMNVAMNKGGYDSLDDVMTKGLNPISVEDFESFAEETGALILDTRGAGEFHKGFIPNSINIGLKGDFAPWVGSLIVDVKHPLLLVADEGSEEEVITRLSRVGFDNVLGYLKDGFNSWKNSTKEIDEVKRISPTEFVEQFNENSKIIDVRKIGEYSAEHIDNAYSKPLDNISDWVSTIDDSEHFFLHCAGGYRSMIAASVLNSHGIRNFTEIEGGFNGIKKTEKLPTSDFVCQSKTL, from the coding sequence ATGAAAGTCGAACAAATATATACAGGCTGTTTAGCACAAGGCGCATACTATATCGTATCAGAAAATGAAGCCGTAATTATAGATCCGCTGAGAGAAGTAAAACCTTATCTTGACCGCCTTGAAAAAGACAACGTTACATTAAAATATATATTTGAAACCCATTTTCACGCAGATTTTGTTTCCGGACATTTAGATTTAAGTAAAAAAACCGATGCTCCTATCGTTTACGGGCCAACTGCAGAACCAGATTTTGACGCAATTATTGCTGAAGACAATCAGATTTTCGAAATCGGAAATATCAAAATAAAAGCACTTCACACTCCCGGTCACACCATGGAAAGCACCACTTACCTTCTGATTGACGAAAACGGTGTGGAAACTGCTATTTTCACAGGAGACACTTTATTTTTGGGTGATGTAGGCCGTCCAGATCTTGCTCAAAAAGCAGGAAGCATGACGCAGGAAGATCTTGCAGGAATCTTATACGAAAGTCTTCACAGTAAAATTTTGCCTTTGGATGACAGTATTACCGTCTATCCGGCACATGGTGCAGGTTCGGCTTGTGGAAAAAATATGCAGAAAGAAACTGTGGATATTCTGGGAAATCAGAGAAAAACCAATTACGCTCTGAATCAACCAGATAAAGAATCATTCATCAAAGAAGTTCTTGACGGACTGACAGCTCCACCGAAATATTTCGGGATGAATGTTGCGATGAACAAAGGTGGTTACGACAGCCTTGATGATGTAATGACAAAAGGCTTAAACCCAATTTCTGTAGAAGATTTTGAAAGTTTTGCCGAAGAAACAGGAGCTTTAATTTTAGACACAAGAGGTGCCGGTGAATTCCATAAAGGATTTATTCCAAACTCTATCAATATTGGTTTGAAAGGAGATTTTGCACCATGGGTCGGTAGTTTAATTGTAGATGTAAAACATCCTTTGCTTTTGGTTGCAGACGAAGGAAGCGAAGAGGAAGTGATTACGAGATTAAGCAGAGTTGGTTTTGATAATGTTTTAGGATATTTAAAAGATGGTTTCAATTCTTGGAAAAATTCTACAAAAGAAATTGATGAAGTGAAAAGAATCTCTCCAACTGAATTTGTAGAGCAGTTTAATGAAAATTCAAAAATCATTGATGTAAGAAAAATCGGAGAATATTCTGCCGAACATATTGATAATGCCTACAGCAAACCTTTAGACAACATCAGTGACTGGGTTTCTACAATCGATGATTCTGAACATTTCTTCTTGCATTGCGCTGGAGGTTACCGCAGCATGATTGCCGCAAGCGTCCTTAACTCTCACGGAATCAGAAACTTCACCGAAATAGAAGGTGGTTTCAACGGAATCAAAAAAACTGAAAAATTGCCGACTTCGGATTTTGTTTGTCAGTCTAAAACGCTTTAA
- a CDS encoding PolC-type DNA polymerase III, translating to MYSIIDIESNGAGFRKECIIDIAIFRYDGHKIVDQFISLVNPESDITPFVQKLTNISPKMVKTAPKFHELAKRVVEITEGTTLVGHNIDFDYRMLRQSFQRLGYDFKINTLDTIPLAKKLIPDEVSYSLGKLVRSLGIPLVNAHRAEGDARATLELFKLLVSKDTENEIIQEQHEETNAKTYINKIKLLTQDLPSEKGFVYFQNESGKIILSEYVQDINKFSKKLFNSKSKKFEQIQRDVEQINFELTGTDIIAKLILNSKNIKKRESLPFGLYFRNNKYVAEKNTLNKTEKPILKFKAFTQGTKAVQFISKIDEYKDVEAFKKKIDFRKRNELWLGSGRKLGEKLFLIIENGKAVSYGFYELFTQIQTLSKISKLKIDLPLPASDLTNDLQLALLKGDFETLPLPK from the coding sequence ATGTATTCGATTATAGATATAGAAAGCAATGGTGCAGGGTTCAGAAAAGAATGCATTATCGATATCGCCATTTTTAGATATGATGGTCATAAAATTGTCGACCAATTTATTTCCCTTGTCAATCCTGAAAGTGACATCACGCCTTTTGTTCAGAAATTGACCAATATAAGCCCGAAAATGGTTAAAACCGCTCCGAAATTCCATGAATTGGCTAAAAGAGTGGTTGAAATTACTGAAGGCACAACCTTGGTAGGTCATAATATCGATTTCGATTACAGAATGCTTCGCCAATCATTTCAACGTCTTGGTTATGATTTTAAAATCAACACTTTAGATACAATTCCTTTAGCAAAAAAACTGATTCCTGATGAGGTAAGTTATTCATTGGGAAAATTGGTGAGGTCGTTAGGGATTCCTTTAGTCAATGCACATCGTGCAGAAGGTGATGCCAGAGCAACTTTAGAATTGTTTAAACTTTTGGTTTCAAAAGATACCGAAAACGAGATCATTCAGGAACAGCACGAAGAGACGAATGCTAAGACTTATATAAACAAAATCAAGCTGTTAACCCAAGATTTACCGAGCGAAAAAGGTTTTGTTTATTTCCAGAATGAATCTGGGAAGATTATTCTTTCAGAGTATGTTCAGGATATTAATAAGTTTTCAAAAAAGCTTTTCAATTCTAAATCGAAAAAATTTGAACAAATTCAGCGTGATGTTGAGCAAATCAATTTTGAATTAACGGGAACTGATATCATTGCGAAGTTGATTTTAAATTCAAAAAATATCAAAAAGAGAGAATCTTTGCCTTTTGGTTTGTATTTTAGAAACAATAAATATGTTGCTGAAAAAAATACATTGAATAAAACTGAAAAGCCGATTCTGAAATTTAAAGCTTTTACTCAAGGGACTAAAGCTGTTCAGTTTATCAGTAAAATTGATGAATATAAAGATGTTGAAGCTTTTAAGAAGAAGATTGATTTCAGAAAACGCAACGAACTATGGTTGGGAAGTGGTAGAAAATTAGGAGAAAAATTGTTTTTAATTATAGAAAACGGGAAAGCAGTTTCTTATGGTTTCTATGAATTATTTACCCAAATCCAGACTTTAAGTAAAATTTCAAAATTAAAAATCGATTTGCCTTTACCGGCGTCTGATCTTACCAATGATTTACAATTGGCTTTGCTGAAAGGCGATTTTGAGACGTTGCCCTTACCGAAATAG
- a CDS encoding co-chaperone YbbN, whose translation MSQKFQELIESERPVLIDFFATWCQPCKVQSSVLTTVKEKVGEGARIVKIDVDQYPAIASQYGVRGVPTLAVFKKGELLYKESGVHDVNRLTQLLEQYI comes from the coding sequence ATGTCACAAAAATTTCAGGAACTTATAGAATCGGAAAGACCAGTTTTGATTGATTTTTTTGCTACTTGGTGTCAACCCTGCAAAGTACAATCTTCTGTTTTGACAACAGTAAAAGAAAAGGTAGGTGAAGGTGCAAGAATTGTAAAAATTGATGTAGACCAATATCCTGCAATTGCTTCTCAGTATGGAGTGCGTGGTGTTCCTACTTTGGCAGTTTTCAAAAAAGGAGAATTGCTTTATAAAGAAAGTGGCGTGCATGATGTCAATCGTTTGACGCAGCTTTTGGAACAGTATATTTAA
- a CDS encoding DUF6646 family protein, protein MKKLVFMLMLVLTGATVSAQAYTGKGDQKVNLGLNAWGYGTGIAATYDYGLNQLISVGAGANAYFDGYKDNNEDNRVFIFGRVNFHLKEALDLPEQLDIYPGVDLGVLGRDFGIGAHIGARYFFTDKFGVFAEVGNNGCLGVSFNF, encoded by the coding sequence ATGAAGAAATTGGTTTTTATGCTGATGCTGGTTCTTACGGGAGCAACAGTGAGCGCACAAGCCTACACTGGAAAAGGAGATCAGAAAGTAAATTTAGGACTGAATGCCTGGGGGTACGGAACAGGGATTGCCGCTACTTATGATTATGGTTTGAATCAATTGATATCCGTTGGAGCCGGAGCCAATGCTTACTTTGACGGTTACAAAGACAATAATGAAGACAACAGAGTTTTTATTTTCGGGAGAGTAAATTTCCACCTGAAAGAAGCTTTGGATTTACCTGAACAATTAGATATTTATCCCGGAGTTGATTTGGGAGTTCTCGGCAGAGACTTCGGAATCGGAGCGCACATTGGAGCAAGATATTTCTTCACAGATAAATTCGGAGTTTTTGCAGAAGTGGGAAACAACGGATGCCTTGGTGTTTCTTTCAATTTCTAA
- a CDS encoding helicase HerA-like domain-containing protein codes for MADKTKFIDELSTRYTPKGEHIILGKGMLDGDVVTEVNVTIPLKTINRHGLIAGATGTGKTKTLQVFAEQLSHAGIPSLVLDIKGDFSGIAEAGQMNSIIEERYAKTQLPYNPQAFPVELMSISGGKGVKLRATVTEFGPVLLSKILELNDTQQSIMSIVFKYCDDKGLPLIDLNDLKKVLQYVTDNPQGKAELSTNYGSIASASLGTILRSIVALEQQGAADFFGELSFDVHDLLETRDGKGVVNILRVADIQNKPQLFSTFMLSLFAEIYMTFPEEGDSGKPKLVLFIDEAHLIFDESSKALVSQIETMVKLIRSKGVGIYFITQIPGDVPENVLSQLGLKIQHALRGFTAKDKKEISKAVENYPTTEFYNASELIQNLGIGEAFITALDEKGIPTPLVHTYLISPESRMDVLNDAEVSELISKSALVSKYEKPVDSESAYEILVNRMEQAVENSAPTQKTKPVKEEPGMFEQVLKSRAGRTFANTLMREGAKAILGMFGLGGRKR; via the coding sequence ATGGCAGACAAAACAAAATTTATTGACGAACTTTCAACAAGATATACTCCAAAAGGAGAACATATAATTCTGGGAAAAGGAATGCTGGACGGCGATGTAGTCACAGAAGTCAACGTTACGATTCCTTTAAAAACAATTAACCGTCACGGTCTGATTGCCGGAGCCACCGGAACCGGAAAAACAAAAACACTGCAGGTTTTCGCTGAGCAGCTTTCTCACGCAGGAATTCCGTCTTTGGTTTTAGACATCAAAGGTGATTTTTCAGGGATTGCTGAAGCCGGACAAATGAATTCTATCATTGAAGAACGTTACGCAAAAACACAGCTTCCTTATAATCCGCAGGCTTTTCCGGTGGAACTGATGAGCATTTCTGGTGGGAAAGGTGTGAAGTTAAGAGCTACTGTTACAGAATTCGGGCCTGTTTTATTAAGTAAGATTTTAGAACTCAATGATACGCAGCAAAGCATTATGTCTATTGTTTTCAAATATTGCGACGACAAAGGCCTGCCTTTAATTGATTTAAATGATTTAAAGAAAGTCCTGCAATATGTAACGGATAACCCTCAAGGTAAAGCTGAATTGTCAACTAATTACGGATCAATTGCCTCAGCTTCATTGGGTACTATTTTAAGATCAATTGTTGCTTTAGAACAGCAAGGAGCAGCAGATTTCTTTGGAGAGTTAAGTTTTGATGTTCACGATTTGTTGGAAACAAGAGATGGGAAAGGTGTTGTTAATATTTTGAGAGTTGCAGATATTCAGAATAAACCACAGCTATTTTCAACATTTATGCTTTCTCTTTTTGCTGAAATTTACATGACATTTCCTGAGGAAGGCGACAGCGGAAAACCTAAATTAGTTCTTTTCATCGACGAAGCGCATTTGATTTTTGATGAATCTTCCAAAGCTTTGGTTTCACAAATTGAAACTATGGTAAAATTGATTCGTTCGAAAGGAGTTGGGATTTATTTTATTACTCAAATTCCTGGTGACGTTCCAGAAAATGTGCTTTCGCAGTTAGGTTTAAAAATCCAGCACGCTTTGAGAGGTTTTACCGCAAAAGATAAAAAAGAAATTTCTAAAGCCGTAGAAAATTATCCTACAACCGAGTTTTACAACGCTTCTGAGTTAATTCAGAACTTAGGAATTGGTGAAGCCTTTATAACCGCTTTGGACGAAAAAGGAATTCCAACACCATTGGTTCATACCTATTTGATTTCTCCGGAATCCAGAATGGATGTTTTGAATGATGCAGAAGTTTCAGAATTAATTTCAAAGTCTGCATTGGTTTCAAAATACGAAAAACCGGTTGACAGTGAGTCAGCGTACGAGATTTTAGTTAATAGGATGGAACAAGCGGTAGAAAATTCAGCTCCTACCCAAAAAACTAAACCCGTAAAGGAAGAACCGGGAATGTTTGAGCAGGTTCTAAAAAGCAGAGCCGGTAGAACCTTTGCCAATACTTTGATGCGAGAAGGTGCAAAAGCGATTTTGGGAATGTTCGGTTTAGGCGGAAGAAAAAGATAG